In Nonomuraea sp. NBC_00507, the following are encoded in one genomic region:
- a CDS encoding F0F1 ATP synthase subunit gamma codes for MGAQLRLLRRRISSVKSTAKITRAQELIASSRIVRAQQRMQAALPYEREITRAVTGVVSNAASVDHPLTVAKENPAKAGVLIVTSDSGFCGGFNANVLREAEALRGLLESRGLTVLPFVTGRKGVTWHTFRQREMGGSWVGFSRKPAYADAKEIATTLIDSFKEENGIDEIHIVSTEFVSMLTQNVVVKRVLPLEVEETEATETTAIPPYFEFEPTAGDVLESLLPRYVESRIFTALLQSAASEEAARRRAMKSATDNANELMRVLTQQMNQARQAEITQEISEIVGGANALADAAAGKE; via the coding sequence ATGGGTGCCCAGCTAAGGCTGCTGCGGCGGCGGATCAGCTCGGTCAAGTCGACCGCGAAGATCACGCGCGCCCAGGAGCTCATCGCCTCTTCACGGATCGTGAGGGCGCAGCAGCGGATGCAGGCGGCGCTGCCGTACGAGCGTGAGATCACTCGCGCCGTCACCGGCGTCGTCAGCAATGCGGCCAGCGTCGACCATCCGCTGACCGTGGCGAAGGAGAACCCCGCCAAGGCGGGCGTCCTCATCGTCACCAGCGACAGCGGGTTCTGCGGCGGCTTCAACGCCAACGTGCTGCGCGAAGCCGAGGCTCTGCGGGGGTTGCTGGAGAGCCGAGGGCTGACCGTGCTGCCGTTCGTCACGGGGCGCAAGGGTGTCACCTGGCACACCTTCCGCCAGCGGGAGATGGGCGGCAGCTGGGTCGGGTTCTCGCGCAAGCCGGCTTACGCGGATGCCAAGGAGATCGCGACCACGCTGATCGACTCGTTCAAGGAAGAGAACGGGATCGACGAGATCCACATCGTCTCGACCGAGTTCGTCTCGATGCTCACGCAGAACGTCGTGGTCAAGCGGGTCCTGCCACTGGAGGTCGAGGAGACCGAGGCGACGGAGACCACCGCGATCCCGCCGTACTTCGAGTTCGAGCCGACCGCGGGCGACGTGCTGGAGTCGCTGCTGCCGCGCTACGTGGAGTCGCGCATCTTCACGGCGCTGCTGCAGTCGGCGGCCTCCGAGGAGGCCGCGCGGCGGCGCGCGATGAAGTCCGCGACCGACAACGCCAACGAGCTGATGCGGGTGCTCACCCAGCAGATGAACCAGGCTCGCCAGGCCGAGATCACCCAGGAAATCAGCGAGATCGTCGGTGGCGCCAACGCGCTGGCTGACGCCGCAGCGGGGAAAGAGTGA
- the atpA gene encoding F0F1 ATP synthase subunit alpha, giving the protein MAELTIRPDEIRDALERFVQAYEPEGAAREEIGTVVDAGDGIAHVSGLPSAMANELLEFENGTRGLALNLDTREIGVVVLGEFSGIEEGQTVRRTGEVLSVPVGDNFLGRVVDPLGNPLDGKGAIESEGTRALELQAPSVVQRQPVKQPLQTGIKAIDAMTPIGRGQRQLIIGDRGTGKTAIAVDTILNQREAWASGDPEQQVRCVYVAIGQKGSTIAQVKARLEETGAMDYTTIVAAPASDPAGYKYLAPYTGSAIGQHWMYQGKHVLIIFDDLTKQADAYRAVSLLLRRPPGREAFPGDVFYLHSRLLERCAKLSDDMGGGSMTGLPVIETKGNDVSAFIPTNVISITDGQCFLETDLFNAGVRPAINVGISVSRVGGSAQVKAMRKVAGTLKLSLSQYRDLEAFAAFASDLDAASRAQLDRGQRLVELLKQPQYSPFAVEKQVVSVWSGTTGELDEVPVEDVRRFETEFLDYLQSSHKGILDTIRETKELPDDTVTALKDAITEFKKGFTTSSGELLVKDEPVAPLEAGEVGQEKIKKVVRPAEKK; this is encoded by the coding sequence ATGGCGGAGCTTACGATCCGGCCGGACGAGATCCGGGACGCGCTTGAGCGCTTCGTCCAGGCGTACGAACCGGAAGGCGCCGCGCGCGAGGAGATCGGGACCGTCGTCGACGCCGGCGACGGCATTGCCCATGTCTCCGGCCTTCCCTCGGCGATGGCGAACGAGCTGCTCGAGTTCGAGAACGGCACGCGCGGCCTGGCACTTAACCTCGACACCCGCGAGATCGGTGTCGTGGTCCTGGGCGAGTTCAGCGGCATCGAGGAGGGCCAGACGGTCCGCAGGACGGGCGAGGTCCTGTCCGTGCCCGTCGGCGACAACTTCCTCGGCCGCGTGGTCGACCCCCTCGGCAACCCGCTCGACGGCAAGGGCGCCATCGAGTCCGAGGGCACGCGTGCCCTCGAGCTCCAGGCCCCCTCGGTCGTCCAGCGGCAGCCGGTGAAGCAGCCGCTGCAGACCGGCATCAAGGCGATCGACGCCATGACGCCGATCGGCCGCGGCCAGCGCCAGCTGATCATCGGTGACCGTGGCACCGGCAAGACCGCGATCGCCGTGGACACCATCCTCAACCAGCGCGAGGCCTGGGCCTCCGGCGACCCCGAGCAGCAGGTCCGCTGCGTCTACGTCGCCATCGGCCAGAAGGGCTCCACGATCGCGCAGGTCAAGGCCCGCCTCGAGGAGACAGGCGCGATGGATTACACCACCATCGTCGCCGCCCCGGCCTCCGACCCGGCCGGCTACAAATACCTTGCCCCCTACACCGGCTCGGCCATCGGCCAGCACTGGATGTATCAGGGCAAGCACGTTCTGATCATTTTCGACGACCTGACCAAGCAGGCCGACGCCTACCGCGCCGTGTCCCTGCTGCTGCGTCGCCCGCCGGGCCGCGAGGCCTTCCCCGGCGACGTCTTCTACCTCCACTCCAGGCTGCTGGAGCGCTGCGCCAAGCTGTCGGACGACATGGGCGGCGGCTCGATGACGGGGCTGCCGGTCATCGAGACCAAGGGCAACGACGTGTCGGCGTTCATCCCGACCAACGTCATCTCCATCACCGACGGGCAGTGCTTCCTCGAGACCGACCTGTTCAACGCGGGCGTGCGCCCGGCGATCAACGTCGGTATCTCGGTCTCCCGAGTCGGTGGCTCGGCGCAGGTCAAGGCGATGCGCAAGGTCGCGGGCACGCTGAAGCTGTCGCTGTCCCAGTATCGCGACCTGGAGGCGTTCGCCGCGTTCGCCTCCGACCTCGACGCTGCCTCGCGCGCTCAGCTCGACCGCGGCCAGCGCCTGGTCGAGCTGCTCAAGCAGCCGCAGTACTCCCCGTTCGCGGTCGAGAAGCAGGTTGTGTCGGTGTGGTCCGGCACCACCGGCGAGCTCGACGAGGTGCCGGTCGAGGACGTCCGCCGGTTCGAGACGGAGTTCCTCGACTACCTGCAGTCCTCGCACAAGGGCATCCTCGACACCATCCGGGAGACCAAGGAGCTGCCCGACGACACGGTGACCGCTCTCAAGGACGCCATCACGGAGTTCAAGAAGGGCTTCACCACCTCCTCGGGCGAGCTGCTGGTCAAGGACGAGCCGGTGGCGCCGCTCGAGGCCGGCGAGGTCGGCCAGGAGAAGATCAAGAAGGTCGTCCGTCCGGCGGAGAAGAAGTAG
- a CDS encoding F0F1 ATP synthase subunit delta — MRGLSRTSLAEVEERFNAVAGSADLGALSDELFAVADLLDREHGLRRALSDPARFAEQKAGTVGALLTGKVAQATLDTVEAAVSAKWSRAGDLPDVLERLGIVAAAAEAESQSRLDEVEDELFRFGRIVAANADLRLALTDPAAPEEGKRQLLRDLLGDKVAPTSLRLISQLVAHPRGRSLETGLEEVGQLVSAQRQRLVAVVRSAVELTEGQKRRLTAWLRTSYGRDVHLNVEVDKRVLGGFSVRIGDEIIDTTIVGRIEEVRRRLAG; from the coding sequence ATGCGTGGTTTGAGCAGGACGTCGCTGGCCGAGGTCGAGGAGCGGTTCAACGCGGTCGCCGGCAGTGCCGACCTCGGTGCGCTCTCCGACGAGCTGTTCGCGGTCGCGGATCTGCTCGACCGTGAGCACGGCCTGCGCCGGGCCCTGTCCGACCCTGCCAGGTTCGCCGAGCAGAAGGCGGGCACGGTGGGCGCGCTGCTCACCGGCAAGGTCGCCCAGGCCACGCTGGACACCGTCGAGGCCGCGGTCTCGGCCAAGTGGTCGCGCGCGGGTGACCTGCCCGACGTGCTCGAACGGCTCGGCATCGTCGCCGCGGCGGCGGAGGCCGAGAGCCAGTCCAGGCTCGACGAGGTGGAGGACGAGCTCTTCCGCTTCGGCCGCATCGTCGCCGCCAATGCCGACCTGCGTCTCGCGCTGACCGATCCGGCGGCGCCCGAGGAGGGCAAGCGCCAGCTGCTGCGCGACCTGCTCGGTGACAAGGTCGCTCCGACCAGCCTGCGCCTCATCTCGCAGCTGGTTGCGCACCCGCGAGGGCGTAGCCTGGAAACAGGCCTGGAAGAGGTCGGTCAGCTCGTGTCCGCGCAGCGCCAGCGCCTTGTGGCGGTGGTGCGCAGCGCCGTCGAGCTGACCGAGGGGCAGAAGCGCCGCCTGACGGCGTGGCTGCGCACCTCATACGGCCGCGACGTGCACCTGAATGTCGAGGTGGACAAGCGAGTGCTCGGTGGGTTCTCGGTCCGCATCGGCGACGAGATCATCGACACCACCATTGTGGGACGAATCGAAGAAGTCCGCCGCCGGTTGGCCGGCTAA
- a CDS encoding F0F1 ATP synthase subunit B gives MAATLLAAPEEHASNPLIPHTYELVVGIFSFAVVFFVVGRMLIPRIQKTLAERTDAIEGGIKRAEEAQAEAQALQQQYAERLEEARRDAARLREEAREQAAQIKAELREEAQAEARRLVEAAHAQIEADRQAAFAQLRAEIGRLSTDLAGRIVGESLTDEVRQSRIVDRFLDELEAGSAQAVR, from the coding sequence ATGGCAGCTACGCTCCTCGCCGCGCCGGAAGAGCACGCCTCCAACCCGCTCATCCCGCACACGTACGAGCTCGTCGTCGGTATCTTCTCGTTCGCCGTCGTCTTCTTCGTCGTTGGCAGGATGCTCATCCCGCGTATCCAGAAGACGCTGGCCGAGCGGACCGACGCGATCGAGGGCGGCATCAAGAGGGCTGAGGAAGCCCAGGCCGAGGCCCAGGCCCTGCAGCAGCAGTACGCCGAGCGGCTGGAGGAGGCCCGTCGGGACGCGGCCAGGCTGCGCGAGGAGGCTCGCGAGCAGGCCGCGCAGATCAAGGCCGAGCTCCGTGAGGAGGCGCAGGCCGAGGCCCGCCGCCTCGTCGAGGCCGCGCACGCGCAGATCGAGGCCGATCGCCAGGCGGCGTTCGCGCAGCTCCGCGCCGAGATCGGCCGCCTGTCGACCGACCTGGCCGGCCGCATCGTCGGCGAGTCTCTGACGGACGAGGTCCGCCAGAGCCGCATCGTGGACCGGTTCCTCGACGAGCTGGAAGCCGGCAGCGCGCAGGCGGTGCGCTGA
- the atpE gene encoding ATP synthase F0 subunit C has product MGILAEVSGNVTAIGYGLAAIGPGIGVGIIFGQGVQAIARQPEAYGLIRQNMLLGFVLTEALALIGLVAPFIFAGIR; this is encoded by the coding sequence ATGGGCATTCTCGCTGAGGTCTCCGGCAACGTCACCGCCATCGGTTACGGTCTCGCCGCCATCGGCCCCGGCATCGGCGTCGGCATCATCTTCGGTCAGGGCGTGCAGGCCATTGCGCGCCAGCCCGAGGCCTACGGCCTGATCCGCCAGAACATGCTCCTCGGCTTCGTTCTTACCGAGGCCCTCGCCCTGATCGGTCTGGTTGCGCCGTTCATTTTCGCGGGCATCCGCTAG
- the atpB gene encoding F0F1 ATP synthase subunit A: MSALTLLAPPADQFGAPTPEELFNLPPIIPGVEWFTKPVLLALLSAVFVIGLCWAAFANPKVVPRGVQNVVEYGYMFVRDQVARPFLGKDADRWMGLLVTLFFMVLVWNLMGVIPVLQFPVASHIAFPAVLAISIYVLKVYLGMKHQGPWGYFKNMMFPPGLPKPIYVLLSPIEFLSNLIIAPFTHAVRLFANMFAGHMLLAFFSMVGFWFLFEQLSPLGAPVGVVGVVMTIILTGFEMFIQFLQAFLFAMLAAMYIGGSLHAEH, translated from the coding sequence GTGAGTGCGCTGACGCTCCTCGCTCCACCAGCCGACCAGTTCGGGGCGCCTACGCCTGAAGAGCTGTTCAACCTGCCGCCCATCATCCCCGGGGTCGAATGGTTCACGAAGCCGGTTCTGCTCGCGCTGCTGAGCGCGGTGTTCGTGATCGGCCTGTGCTGGGCAGCCTTCGCCAACCCCAAGGTCGTCCCAAGGGGTGTGCAGAACGTCGTCGAGTACGGCTACATGTTCGTCCGCGACCAGGTCGCCCGGCCCTTCCTGGGCAAGGACGCCGACCGGTGGATGGGCCTGCTGGTGACGCTCTTCTTCATGGTCCTGGTCTGGAACCTCATGGGCGTCATCCCGGTGCTCCAGTTCCCCGTGGCCTCGCACATCGCTTTCCCTGCCGTGCTCGCGATCTCGATCTACGTGCTCAAGGTCTACCTGGGCATGAAGCACCAGGGCCCGTGGGGCTACTTCAAGAACATGATGTTCCCGCCGGGGCTGCCGAAGCCGATCTACGTGCTGCTGTCGCCGATCGAGTTCCTGTCCAACCTGATCATCGCGCCGTTCACGCACGCGGTCCGACTGTTCGCCAACATGTTCGCCGGCCACATGCTGCTGGCGTTCTTCAGCATGGTCGGCTTCTGGTTCCTCTTCGAGCAGCTCTCGCCGCTGGGAGCACCCGTGGGTGTCGTCGGCGTGGTCATGACCATCATCCTCACCGGCTTCGAGATGTTCATCCAGTTCCTGCAGGCCTTCCTGTTCGCGATGCTGGCCGCGATGTACATCGGCGGCTCGCTGCACGCGGAGCACTGA
- a CDS encoding AtpZ/AtpI family protein codes for MSAQERRPEEDGRDFADAMWSVPSYLLAGMVFYGGLGWLLDRWLDMSAFFPIGVVLGVVLGGYLVYRKFGR; via the coding sequence ATGAGCGCACAGGAACGCCGACCGGAAGAAGACGGTCGCGACTTCGCCGATGCCATGTGGTCGGTCCCCAGCTATCTGCTCGCGGGGATGGTCTTCTACGGCGGTCTCGGCTGGTTGCTGGACCGCTGGTTGGACATGTCCGCGTTCTTCCCCATAGGCGTCGTCCTGGGGGTCGTGCTCGGTGGCTATCTGGTCTACCGGAAGTTCGGTCGCTAG
- a CDS encoding glycosyltransferase family 4 protein, which yields MREYLFMALISAAVTYLLVPLVRRFAIRIGAMPEVRARDVHTTPTPRLGGLAMYGGLVVGLLVASQLTHTGKALTHTEADAVTALIVAGGLITITGFLDDWWGMDAFIKLGGQIAAAGVLVFFDLRLLYIPLPQDWGGSTSLDYTLSTVITIMVVVVTINAVNFVDGLDGLAAGIVCIAGMATWAYSIFLAENISGGRITTTAAIAAILIGTCLGFLPHNFHPAKIFMGDTGAMLIGLVLASSIVTVTPVDPGIIEGMNKVPVLLPLLLPAAVLILPLVDLITAVVRRTSRGLSPFAPDRGHLHHRLMDIGHSHRRSVLIMYAWAFLFAFGIVGMSTIGVPVLLFPVVILLALAVLVLMALPRWRGRGGAHAASRGKQPDDDGPPTGPMPPIPPEPEVRRRMPPGDGPSRERASAEGNPVIPAFPSRS from the coding sequence GTGCGCGAATACCTGTTCATGGCGCTCATCTCGGCAGCCGTGACCTATCTGCTGGTTCCGCTGGTGCGCCGCTTCGCCATCCGCATCGGCGCCATGCCGGAGGTTCGCGCGCGTGACGTGCACACCACGCCGACGCCCAGACTGGGCGGTCTGGCGATGTACGGCGGCCTGGTCGTGGGCCTGCTGGTGGCCAGTCAGCTCACGCACACGGGCAAAGCGCTGACGCACACCGAGGCCGACGCGGTGACGGCGCTGATCGTGGCCGGCGGGCTGATCACGATCACCGGGTTCCTGGACGACTGGTGGGGCATGGACGCCTTCATCAAGCTCGGCGGGCAGATCGCGGCGGCAGGGGTGCTGGTCTTCTTCGACCTGCGGCTGCTCTACATCCCGTTGCCGCAGGACTGGGGCGGCTCCACCAGCCTCGACTACACCCTCAGCACCGTGATCACCATCATGGTCGTGGTCGTGACCATCAACGCGGTCAACTTCGTCGACGGGCTCGACGGCCTGGCGGCCGGGATCGTCTGCATCGCCGGCATGGCCACCTGGGCCTACTCGATCTTCCTCGCCGAGAACATCAGCGGCGGGCGCATCACCACCACGGCGGCCATCGCGGCCATCCTCATCGGCACCTGCCTGGGGTTCCTGCCGCACAACTTCCACCCGGCGAAGATCTTCATGGGCGACACCGGGGCCATGCTGATCGGGCTCGTGCTCGCCTCCTCCATCGTCACCGTGACGCCGGTCGACCCGGGGATCATCGAAGGCATGAACAAGGTGCCGGTGCTGCTGCCGCTGCTCCTGCCGGCCGCCGTGCTGATCCTGCCGCTGGTCGACCTGATCACCGCTGTGGTGCGGCGCACCTCGCGCGGCCTGTCGCCGTTCGCGCCCGACCGCGGTCACCTGCACCACCGGCTCATGGACATCGGCCACTCGCACCGCAGGTCCGTGCTGATCATGTACGCGTGGGCGTTCCTGTTCGCCTTCGGCATCGTGGGCATGTCCACGATCGGCGTGCCGGTGCTGTTGTTCCCCGTGGTCATCCTGCTGGCCCTGGCCGTGCTCGTGCTGATGGCCCTGCCGCGCTGGCGGGGCAGAGGCGGTGCGCACGCCGCCTCGCGCGGCAAGCAGCCCGACGACGACGGCCCGCCCACCGGGCCCATGCCGCCGATTCCGCCGGAGCCCGAGGTCAGACGACGGATGCCGCCGGGGGACGGCCCTTCGCGCGAACGTGCGTCGGCCGAGGGAAATCCGGTCATTCCAGCCTTTCCTAGTCGTTCTTGA
- the glyA gene encoding serine hydroxymethyltransferase codes for MGTPPYYGPDFGLLQKQDPELAQVLLDELERVRGGLQLIASENFTSPAVLAALGSTLTNKYAEGYPGRRYYGGCEVVDRAERLAIQRAKKLFNAEHANVQPHSGASANLAAYAALLQPGDTMLAMALPHGGHLTHGSKVNFSGKWFDVVSYGVRRDTELIDYDEVRDLALRHQPKLIVCGATSYPRLIDYGTFRGIADEVGAWLMADVAHPIGLMAGGAIPSAVPYADVVTFTTHKALRGPRGGAILCTEELAKKIDRAVFPFVQGGPLMHAVAAKAVAFGEAMRPEFADYVNKVIVNARALAESLTGEGMRAVSGGTDTHLALIDLRDVGVSGAEAEQRCAAAGITLNRNVIPYDPEPASITSGIRVGTPCVTTQGMGPQELKEVGTLVTRAVRHPGSAGEVRERIAALLAIHRPYLSEY; via the coding sequence ATGGGTACGCCACCCTATTACGGCCCGGATTTCGGGCTGCTGCAGAAGCAGGATCCCGAGCTCGCGCAGGTGCTGCTCGACGAGCTCGAGCGCGTGCGTGGCGGGCTCCAGCTGATCGCGAGCGAGAACTTCACCTCGCCCGCCGTCCTGGCCGCCCTGGGTTCCACGCTCACCAACAAGTACGCCGAGGGCTACCCAGGCCGCCGCTACTACGGCGGCTGCGAGGTCGTCGACCGGGCCGAGCGGCTGGCGATCCAACGCGCGAAGAAACTCTTCAACGCCGAGCACGCCAACGTCCAGCCGCACTCGGGCGCCTCCGCCAACCTGGCCGCCTACGCCGCGCTCCTGCAGCCCGGCGACACCATGCTGGCCATGGCGCTGCCGCACGGCGGCCACCTCACCCACGGCTCGAAGGTGAACTTTTCGGGAAAATGGTTCGACGTCGTGTCGTACGGCGTGCGCCGCGACACCGAACTCATCGACTACGACGAGGTCAGGGATCTGGCGCTGCGGCACCAGCCGAAGCTGATCGTGTGCGGGGCGACGTCGTACCCCAGACTGATCGACTACGGGACCTTCCGCGGCATCGCCGACGAGGTGGGGGCGTGGCTGATGGCCGACGTGGCGCACCCGATCGGGCTGATGGCGGGCGGCGCGATCCCCTCGGCGGTGCCGTACGCGGATGTCGTGACGTTCACCACCCACAAGGCGCTGCGGGGGCCGCGTGGCGGGGCCATCCTGTGCACGGAAGAGCTGGCCAAGAAGATCGACCGGGCGGTGTTCCCGTTCGTCCAGGGCGGGCCGCTGATGCACGCGGTGGCGGCCAAGGCGGTGGCGTTCGGGGAGGCGATGCGGCCGGAGTTCGCCGACTACGTCAACAAAGTGATCGTGAACGCCCGGGCCCTGGCCGAGTCGCTGACCGGGGAGGGGATGCGGGCCGTCTCCGGCGGCACGGACACGCACCTGGCGCTGATCGACCTGCGTGACGTGGGAGTGTCAGGCGCCGAAGCGGAGCAGCGGTGCGCGGCGGCGGGGATCACGCTCAACCGCAACGTGATCCCCTACGATCCGGAACCGGCGTCCATTACGTCAGGTATCCGGGTGGGCACACCGTGTGTCACTACGCAGGGGATGGGGCCCCAGGAGCTCAAGGAGGTGGGGACGCTGGTGACCAGGGCCGTGCGCCATCCGGGGAGCGCGGGGGAGGTCAGGGAAAGAATTGCGGCGCTTCTGGCCATCCATCGGCCATATCTCAGCGAATATTAA
- a CDS encoding L-threonylcarbamoyladenylate synthase, whose amino-acid sequence MGRRFDCSDPEQRAEGLQEAAAAVRRGELVVLPTDTVYGIGADAFTPSAVTALLDAKGRGRDMPPPVLVGTVRAATALIDDMGAYGQDLIDAFWPGPLTLVCKANRALSWDLGDTKGTVAVRMPLDSVALELLKETGPMAVSSANRSGAPAATTAEEAEEQLGESIAVYLDGGKTTDNTPSTILDLTTAVPRMLRRGAIPVEKLRGIIGYVATDD is encoded by the coding sequence GTGGGAAGACGTTTTGACTGCTCAGACCCCGAGCAGCGGGCCGAGGGCCTGCAGGAGGCCGCCGCTGCCGTGCGCAGGGGCGAGCTCGTGGTGCTGCCGACCGACACCGTCTACGGCATCGGCGCCGACGCGTTCACGCCGTCGGCGGTGACCGCGCTGCTGGACGCGAAGGGGCGCGGCCGTGACATGCCGCCGCCCGTTCTCGTCGGCACCGTCAGAGCCGCCACAGCGCTCATAGACGACATGGGAGCCTATGGCCAGGACCTGATAGACGCCTTCTGGCCTGGGCCGCTCACGCTCGTCTGCAAGGCCAACAGGGCCCTTTCCTGGGACCTGGGGGACACCAAGGGCACGGTGGCCGTACGCATGCCGCTCGACTCGGTCGCGCTCGAGCTGCTCAAGGAGACCGGGCCCATGGCGGTCTCCAGCGCCAACCGCTCCGGCGCCCCGGCCGCCACCACGGCGGAGGAGGCCGAGGAGCAGCTCGGTGAGTCGATCGCGGTCTACCTCGACGGCGGCAAGACCACCGACAACACGCCGTCCACCATCCTCGACCTGACCACGGCCGTGCCCAGAATGTTGCGCCGCGGCGCGATCCCGGTGGAGAAGCTCCGCGGCATCATCGGCTACGTCGCCACTGACGACTGA
- the prmC gene encoding peptide chain release factor N(5)-glutamine methyltransferase → MTFLLDEIALATARLAEAGVPSPRTDAEEIAAFVHGVRRSELHTVKDGDFDALFWEGVARRAAREPLQHITGHAYFRYLELSVGPGVFVPRPETEVMAGWAIETLREMDVTAPLVVDLGTGSGAIALSIAQEVALAEVHAVEVDPAAYTWAKRNISEHGQGRTHLHPEDLAEALPELNGKVDLVISNPPYIPPGGIPRDPEVRDYDPTRALYGSGDDGLGEVRAVERTARRLLRPGGWVAVEHADEQGRAVYLTFPEDNGWRDVRLRQDLTRRDRFVTARLGQE, encoded by the coding sequence ATGACATTTCTGCTGGACGAGATCGCCCTCGCCACCGCGCGGCTGGCCGAGGCCGGCGTGCCCTCACCGCGCACCGACGCGGAGGAGATCGCGGCCTTCGTCCACGGCGTGCGCAGGAGCGAGCTCCACACGGTCAAGGACGGCGACTTCGACGCGTTGTTCTGGGAGGGCGTGGCCAGGCGCGCGGCCCGGGAGCCGCTGCAGCACATCACCGGGCACGCCTACTTCCGCTATCTGGAGCTTTCGGTCGGGCCCGGCGTGTTCGTGCCGCGGCCCGAGACCGAGGTGATGGCCGGCTGGGCGATCGAGACGCTGCGCGAGATGGACGTCACCGCTCCGCTCGTGGTCGACCTCGGCACCGGGTCCGGCGCGATCGCGCTCTCGATCGCCCAGGAGGTGGCGCTGGCCGAGGTCCACGCCGTGGAGGTCGACCCCGCGGCGTACACGTGGGCCAAGCGCAACATCTCCGAGCACGGCCAGGGCCGTACGCATCTGCACCCCGAGGATCTCGCCGAGGCGCTGCCCGAGCTCAACGGCAAGGTGGACCTGGTGATCTCCAACCCGCCCTACATCCCGCCCGGCGGGATCCCGCGCGACCCCGAGGTGCGCGACTACGACCCCACGCGGGCACTCTACGGCTCCGGCGACGACGGGCTCGGCGAGGTCCGCGCGGTCGAGCGCACCGCCCGCCGCCTGCTGCGACCCGGTGGCTGGGTCGCCGTCGAGCACGCCGACGAGCAGGGCAGGGCCGTCTATCTGACCTTCCCCGAGGACAACGGCTGGCGCGACGTGCGACTACGCCAAGACCTCACGAGAAGAGATCGTTTCGTCACCGCAAGGCTGGGCCAGGAATAG
- the prfA gene encoding peptide chain release factor 1, translated as MNLDELLKEYSELELQLADPAVHADQSKARTLGRRYSQLTPIVGTYRELESVREDLTAAKELAGEDESFAAEAAELEGRVPQLEERLKHLLIPRDPNDDKDIIMEIKAGEGGEESALFAGDLLRMYLRYAERLGWKTEVIDSQPSDLGGYKDVTVGIKAKGDEGVWSRLKFEGGVHRVQRVPVTESQGRIHTSAAGVLVYPEAEDVDVQIDPNDLRIDVYRSSGPGGQSVNTTDSAVRITHLPTGVVVSCQNEKSQLQNKESALRILRARLLVMAQEEADAAAQAERKSQVRTVDRSERVRTYNFPENRISDHRVGFKAYNLDQVLDGELNAVTQALIDAEMAEKLAQHS; from the coding sequence GTGAACCTCGACGAGTTGCTCAAGGAGTATTCCGAGCTGGAGCTGCAGCTCGCCGACCCCGCCGTGCACGCTGACCAGAGCAAGGCCCGCACCCTCGGCAGGCGCTACTCCCAGCTCACGCCGATCGTCGGCACCTACCGCGAGCTGGAGTCCGTCCGCGAGGACCTGACCGCCGCCAAGGAGCTGGCCGGCGAGGACGAGTCGTTCGCGGCGGAGGCCGCCGAGCTCGAAGGGCGCGTCCCCCAGCTGGAGGAGCGGCTCAAACACCTGCTCATCCCGCGTGATCCCAACGATGACAAGGACATCATCATGGAGATCAAGGCGGGCGAGGGCGGCGAGGAGTCCGCGCTGTTCGCGGGCGACCTGCTGCGGATGTACCTGCGCTACGCCGAGCGTCTCGGCTGGAAGACCGAGGTCATCGACTCCCAGCCGTCCGACCTGGGCGGATACAAGGATGTCACGGTCGGCATCAAGGCCAAGGGCGACGAAGGCGTGTGGTCCAGGCTCAAGTTCGAAGGCGGCGTGCACCGCGTGCAGCGGGTGCCGGTCACCGAGTCACAGGGCCGCATCCACACCAGCGCCGCGGGCGTGCTCGTCTACCCGGAGGCGGAGGACGTCGACGTCCAGATCGACCCCAACGACCTGCGCATCGACGTCTACCGCTCCAGCGGCCCCGGCGGCCAGAGCGTCAACACCACCGACTCCGCGGTCCGCATCACCCACCTGCCCACCGGCGTGGTCGTCTCCTGCCAGAACGAGAAGAGCCAGCTGCAGAACAAGGAGTCGGCGCTGCGCATCCTGCGGGCCCGGCTACTGGTCATGGCGCAGGAGGAGGCCGACGCCGCCGCGCAGGCGGAGCGCAAGTCCCAGGTGCGCACGGTCGACAGATCGGAGCGCGTCCGCACCTACAACTTTCCGGAAAACCGCATTTCCGACCACCGTGTCGGCTTCAAGGCGTACAACCTCGACCAGGTTCTCGACGGCGAGCTCAACGCCGTGACGCAGGCCCTCATCGACGCCGAGATGGCGGAGAAGCTCGCACAACACTCATGA
- the rpmE gene encoding 50S ribosomal protein L31: MKPDIHPDYNVTQVTCSCGNTFTTRSTAKNGVIHADVCSACHPFYTGKQKILDTGGRVARFEKRFGKKATGN; encoded by the coding sequence ATGAAGCCCGACATCCACCCTGACTACAACGTGACGCAGGTGACCTGCTCCTGCGGCAACACGTTCACCACGCGCAGCACCGCCAAGAACGGTGTGATCCACGCCGACGTGTGCTCTGCCTGCCACCCGTTCTACACCGGCAAGCAGAAGATCCTCGACACCGGCGGCCGGGTGGCGCGCTTCGAGAAGCGCTTCGGCAAGAAGGCCACGGGCAACTAG